In the genome of Phlebotomus papatasi isolate M1 chromosome 2, Ppap_2.1, whole genome shotgun sequence, one region contains:
- the LOC129801749 gene encoding ionotropic receptor 25a, with protein MNIDYEITTPKEGSFGKSLGNGKWDGLVGDLITGEIDIAVAAMKMTAEREEVIDFVAPYFEQTGITIVLRKPVRQTSLFKFMTVLRLEVWLSIVAALIATAILIWFLDKYSPYSARNNKEAYPYPCRDFTLKESFWFALTSFTPQGGGEAPKALSGRTLVAAYWLFVVLMLATFTANLAAFLTVERMQTPVQSLEQLARQSRINYTVVEGSDTHSYFINMKFAEDTLYRVWKEITLNSTSDQSQYRVWDYPIKEQYGNILLAINSTGPVANAEEGFREVNEHINADFAFIHDSSEIKYEISRSCNLTEVGEEFGKQPYAIAVQQGSHLQDELSKALLELQKDRVFENLKAKYWNHSAKGQCPDDDENGGISLESLGGVFIATLVGLAIALITLAGEVFYYKRKNSTTLSQVQPFQSSQKEGNLEKNLQSYTIGDNFVPAGGKKKSVSYISVYPRKSIHEYGEYID; from the exons ATGAACATCGATTATGAGATTACAACGCCGAAAGAAGGTTCTTTTGGAAAGAGTCTTGGTAATGGAAAATGGGATGGTCTTGTAGGTGACTTAATAACAGGAGAGATAGATATTGCCGTGGCAGCGATGAAAATGACAGCAGAACGTGAGGAAGTGATAGATTTTGTTGCTCCCTACTTTGAACAAACGGGAATAACCATTGTGCTAAGAAAACCTGTAAGACAGACATCTCTTTTCAAATTTATGACTGTTCTTCGTCTGGAAGTTTGGCTTAGTATTGTAGCTGCTCTTATTGCAACAGCCATTCTCATTTGGTTCCTGGACAAATATTCACCATATAGTGCAAGAAATAACAAAGAAGCATACCCATATCCTTGTCGAGACTTTACTTTGAAAGAGAGTTTTTGGTTCGCTTTAACTTCCTTTACACCACAAGGAGGTGGCGAAGCACCTAAAGCTCTTTCCGGTCGCACTCTTGTAGCTGCTTACTGGCTCTTTGTAGTTCTCATGTTAGCTACTTTTACAGCAAATCTTGCAGCTTTTCTAACAGTCGAACGAATGCAAACTCCAGTTCAATCTCTCGAACAACTTGCTCGCCAGAGTCGCATAAATTACACCGTAGTCGAAGGATCAGATACCCACAGTTACTTTATTAATATGAAATTTGCCGAGGATACTTTATACAGAGTGTGGAAAGAAATCACTCTCAACAGTACCAGTGATCAGAGTCAGTACCGAGTATGGGACTACCCTATCAAAGAGCAGTATGGAAACATCTTACTGGCGATAAATTCTACGGGGCCTGTCGCGAATGCAGAAGAGGGATTTCGCGAAGTTAATGAACATATCAATGCGGACTTTGCTTTTATACATGATTCTTCTGAAATTAAGTATGAAATCTCTCGTAGTTGCAATCTTACTGAAGTTGGTGAGGAATTCGGCAAGCAACCGTATGCGATTGCTGTCCAACAAGGAAGTCATTTGCAA gaTGAACTGAGTAAGGCTCTACTTGAACTCCAAAAGGACCGAGTTTTTGAGAATCTCAAAGCTAAGTATTGGAACCATTCAGCAAAAGGGCAGTGTCCAGATGATGATGAAAATGGAGGAATTTCTTTAGAAAGTTTAGGAGGTGTATTCATAGCCACTTTGGTAGGACTGGCAATAGCTCTCATCACTCTCGCAGGAGAAGTGTTTTATTACAAGCGCAAGAATAGTACAACTTTAAGTCAAGTGCAACCTTTTCAAAGTTCGCAAAAAGAGGGCAATTTGGAGAAAAATCTACAGAGCTATACAATAGGAGATAATTTTGTACCAGCTGGAGGAAAAAAGAAATCTGTGTCTTATATATCTGTTTATCCTCGTAAATCAATTCACGAATATGGAGAATATATAGACTAG